A region from the Lysobacter antibioticus genome encodes:
- the hpf gene encoding ribosome hibernation-promoting factor, HPF/YfiA family, with protein sequence MRIETHGQQLEVTAALRDYVETKLARLQRHFDQPFDVRTQLSLDKPDHRAEATVLIAGRTLHCDAAAIDMYAAIDLLADKLDRLLMKHKSKQVDHHRGESLARNGEFVG encoded by the coding sequence ATGCGTATCGAAACCCACGGCCAGCAACTGGAAGTCACTGCAGCCCTGCGTGACTATGTGGAAACCAAGCTGGCCCGTCTGCAGCGCCATTTCGACCAACCCTTCGACGTGCGTACCCAGCTCAGTCTCGACAAGCCCGACCATCGCGCCGAGGCCACCGTTCTCATCGCCGGCCGCACCCTGCACTGCGATGCCGCCGCCATCGACATGTACGCCGCCATCGATCTGCTCGCCGACAAGCTCGACCGCCTGCTGATGAAGCACAAGAGCAAGCAAGTCGACCATCACCGTGGCGAAAGCCTCGCACGCAATGGCGAATTCGTAGGCTGA
- a CDS encoding PTS sugar transporter subunit IIA, with product MPLYELLSAERVAIVVEPGDRNTVLDVAARMLCDGNASTAFALRASLGERERLASTAIGHGVAIPHARTPLFENSRGAFLRLAQPIDFGAIDGHPVDLVLAMAIPEHHVQQHLQLLAELAERFADNGFLDRLRTAPNVAELSYRLLDHVRRSAA from the coding sequence ATGCCGCTTTATGAATTATTGAGTGCGGAACGGGTCGCGATCGTGGTCGAACCCGGCGATCGCAACACCGTGCTCGATGTCGCCGCACGCATGCTCTGCGACGGCAATGCCTCCACCGCGTTCGCCCTGCGCGCAAGCCTGGGCGAACGCGAACGCCTCGCCAGCACCGCCATCGGCCACGGCGTCGCCATTCCGCACGCGCGCACGCCCTTGTTCGAAAACAGCCGCGGCGCCTTTCTAAGATTGGCCCAACCCATCGATTTCGGTGCCATCGACGGGCACCCGGTCGACCTGGTCCTGGCCATGGCCATTCCCGAGCACCACGTCCAGCAACATCTGCAGTTGCTGGCCGAGCTGGCCGAACGCTTCGCCGATAACGGCTTTCTCGATCGATTGCGCACGGCGCCGAACGTCGCCGAGCTGAGCTATCGCCTGCTCGACCACGTGCGCCGCAGCGCGGCCTGA
- the hprK gene encoding HPr(Ser) kinase/phosphatase, translating to MSKSIRAGELFEQQRERLALRWVAGQRGDGRLVEAVNTVARRPSLAGYLNAIYPNKVQILGTEELTWLDGLDSRLRWETIEKIIQFRPLALVISKDQPCPEDLRIAAEETDTPLWVSPRRGHELLNHLQYHLARALAPQITLHGVFMEIYSIGVLITGESGSGKSELALELVTRGHRLVADDAPEFTQIAPDVLDGTCPDMLQDLLEVRGLGVLNIRQMFGDTAVKNNKYLRLIVHLTKPMSEPLPAGMERLTGDTGIRRVLDLDVPMITLPVMPGRNLAVLTEAATRLHSLRMKGLDPAAAFIARHSNFLERGES from the coding sequence ATGAGCAAGAGCATCCGTGCAGGCGAACTGTTCGAACAGCAACGCGAGCGCCTCGCCCTGCGCTGGGTGGCCGGCCAACGCGGCGACGGCCGCCTGGTCGAGGCGGTCAATACGGTCGCGCGGCGCCCGTCCCTGGCCGGCTATCTCAATGCGATCTATCCGAACAAGGTGCAGATCCTCGGCACCGAAGAGCTGACCTGGCTCGACGGTCTGGACTCGCGGCTGCGCTGGGAAACGATCGAGAAGATCATCCAGTTCCGGCCCCTGGCCCTGGTCATCAGCAAGGACCAGCCCTGCCCCGAGGACCTGCGCATCGCCGCGGAGGAAACCGACACCCCGTTGTGGGTCTCGCCGCGCCGCGGTCACGAGCTGCTCAATCACCTGCAATACCATCTGGCGCGCGCGCTGGCGCCGCAGATCACCCTGCACGGGGTGTTCATGGAGATCTATTCGATCGGTGTGTTGATCACCGGCGAATCCGGATCGGGCAAGAGCGAACTGGCGCTGGAACTGGTGACGCGCGGCCACCGCCTGGTCGCCGACGACGCGCCGGAATTCACCCAGATCGCGCCCGACGTGCTCGACGGCACCTGCCCCGACATGCTCCAGGACCTGCTCGAAGTGCGCGGCCTGGGCGTGCTCAACATCCGCCAGATGTTCGGCGACACCGCAGTCAAGAACAACAAATACCTGCGCCTGATCGTGCACCTGACCAAGCCGATGAGCGAACCGCTGCCGGCCGGCATGGAGCGCCTGACCGGCGACACCGGCATCCGCCGCGTACTCGACCTCGACGTGCCGATGATCACCCTGCCGGTCATGCCCGGCCGCAACCTCGCCGTGCTCACCGAAGCGGCGACGCGGCTGCACAGCCTGCGCATGAAAGGCCTCGACCCGGCCGCGGCCTTCATCGCCCGGCACAGCAACTTCCTGGAGCGCGGCGAATCGTGA
- the rapZ gene encoding RNase adapter RapZ produces the protein MSNSPFDTASAAESNAFTLVIVSGMSGSGKSVALNTFEDLGFYCVDNLPAELLPQFVQNVIKAEEGMPTKLAVGIDVRNRHSDLANIPEWLSAVGALGADPRLVFFESSDGVLLKRYADTRRRHPLSQFGLALADAISLERQVLKPLRQIADAIVDTSELNVHQLRRHVITEFAMGGDAGMSLLFESFAYRRGVPADADFVFDARGLPNPHWNPALRPLSGRDGGVRDYLEAQADVNLYVEQISQFLDTWLPRLQADSTRSYATIAFGCTGGRHRSVYLAERMAEHARTRGWNEVAVHHRELD, from the coding sequence GTGAGCAACTCCCCCTTCGACACCGCCTCGGCCGCCGAGAGCAACGCCTTCACCCTGGTCATCGTCAGCGGCATGTCCGGCTCGGGCAAGTCGGTGGCGCTGAACACCTTCGAAGACCTGGGTTTCTACTGCGTCGACAACCTGCCGGCGGAACTGCTACCGCAGTTCGTGCAGAACGTGATCAAGGCCGAGGAAGGCATGCCGACCAAGCTCGCGGTCGGCATCGACGTGCGCAATCGCCATAGCGACCTGGCCAATATTCCCGAATGGCTGTCGGCGGTGGGCGCGCTCGGCGCCGATCCCAGGCTGGTGTTCTTCGAGTCCAGCGACGGCGTGCTGCTCAAGCGTTATGCCGACACCCGCCGCCGCCATCCGCTGAGCCAGTTCGGCCTGGCCCTGGCCGATGCGATCTCGCTCGAGCGCCAAGTGCTCAAGCCGCTGCGCCAGATCGCCGATGCGATCGTCGACACCAGCGAGCTCAACGTCCATCAGTTGCGTCGCCACGTCATCACCGAATTCGCGATGGGCGGCGACGCCGGCATGTCGCTGTTGTTCGAGTCGTTCGCCTATCGCCGCGGCGTGCCGGCCGACGCCGATTTCGTGTTCGATGCGCGCGGCCTGCCGAACCCGCACTGGAACCCGGCGCTGCGGCCCTTGTCGGGCCGCGACGGCGGCGTGCGCGATTATCTGGAGGCGCAGGCCGACGTGAACCTTTACGTCGAGCAGATCAGCCAGTTCCTCGACACCTGGCTGCCGCGCCTGCAGGCCGACAGCACGCGCAGCTACGCGACCATCGCCTTCGGCTGCACCGGCGGGCGCCATCGCTCGGTGTACCTGGCCGAACGCATGGCCGAACACGCCCGCACCCGCGGCTGGAACGAAGTCGCCGTGCACCATCGCGAGCTCGACTGA
- a CDS encoding PTS sugar transporter subunit IIA, translated as MSVGVLLITHSGIGSALVAVANRLLNPLPLRTEALEVPFDADPDALLPLASAALRRVDDGDGVLVLTDLYGASPSNLAARVSRLGTPVRRVSALNLPMLLRVMNYSELELDQLPAIAAAGARNGVILDDA; from the coding sequence ATGTCCGTCGGCGTCCTTCTCATCACCCATTCCGGTATCGGCAGCGCACTCGTCGCGGTCGCCAACCGCCTGCTCAACCCCTTGCCGCTGCGCACCGAAGCGCTGGAGGTCCCGTTCGACGCCGATCCCGACGCTCTGCTGCCGCTCGCGAGCGCGGCGCTGCGCCGCGTCGACGACGGCGACGGCGTGCTGGTGTTGACCGACCTCTACGGCGCCTCGCCGAGCAACCTCGCTGCGCGCGTGTCGCGGCTGGGCACGCCGGTGCGGCGCGTGTCGGCCTTGAACCTGCCGATGCTGCTGCGGGTGATGAATTATTCGGAGCTGGAACTGGACCAACTGCCGGCGATCGCCGCCGCCGGCGCCCGCAACGGTGTAATCCTGGATGACGCCTGA
- a CDS encoding HPr family phosphocarrier protein: MIERDLTVSNRLGLHARATAKLVQVLSAFRSNATLTAKGREVNAKSIMGVMLLAAGQGTHVKLRVEGEDESNAADAVIALFDRRFDEDS; encoded by the coding sequence ATGATCGAACGCGACCTGACTGTTTCCAACCGACTCGGCCTGCACGCCCGCGCCACCGCCAAACTGGTGCAGGTGCTGTCGGCCTTCCGCAGCAACGCCACGCTTACCGCCAAGGGCCGCGAGGTCAACGCCAAGAGCATCATGGGCGTGATGCTGCTCGCCGCCGGACAAGGCACCCACGTCAAACTGCGCGTCGAGGGCGAGGACGAAAGCAACGCCGCCGACGCGGTGATCGCCCTGTTCGACCGTCGTTTCGACGAAGACAGCTGA
- the ptsP gene encoding phosphoenolpyruvate--protein phosphotransferase: MRQEFQGHGASRGSALGRARVRLPHALEVAEERIGHDQVEAELARLHVAIDTVRNEMHTLRDRLHGALAHEVGEFLDLHTLLLDDPELLHGLDELIRSGHYAADYALRLQRDRIASVFEAMDDAYFRSRVDDIDQVIGRIHAALHRRDHDTSGVAGEILVTDNVAPAELAQLQAQGVMAIVTAAGSTLSHSAILARSLHLPLVVGTAQALLKINDGDALVVDGATGTVILEPNAEDLRSHRTRTRELARERKQLHRLRREPTRTLDGVDIKLYANAESREDVAEAHSLGAAGVGLYRTEFLFLQRNELPDEDEQFRVYRDVVLGMTGRMVTIRTLDLGADKADKTGLALRDEPNPALGVRGVRLSLARDGLLETQLRAILRASGYGPVRILVPMVSSAEEMRRVRELLNRVAADLRRQGQEIADDVPLGAMIEVPAAAIALPGYINTIDFLSIGTNDLVQYLLAVDRNNEALSELYTPLHPAVLRVIRDVIRLAQARGKPVAVCGEMAGDANFAPLLLALGLEEFSLHPATLLELRRAIRSLDLSVLRKRAPALLRARDRAGIEAWLRG; the protein is encoded by the coding sequence ATGAGGCAGGAATTCCAGGGTCATGGGGCATCGCGCGGCAGCGCGCTCGGCCGCGCCCGCGTCCGCCTGCCGCATGCGCTGGAAGTCGCCGAGGAACGCATCGGCCACGACCAGGTCGAAGCCGAGCTGGCCCGCCTGCACGTCGCCATCGACACCGTCCGCAACGAAATGCATACCCTGCGCGACCGCCTGCACGGCGCGCTCGCGCACGAGGTCGGCGAGTTCCTCGACCTGCACACCCTGCTGCTCGACGACCCGGAACTGCTGCACGGCCTCGACGAACTGATCCGCAGCGGCCACTACGCCGCCGACTACGCCCTGCGCCTGCAACGCGACCGCATCGCCTCGGTGTTCGAGGCCATGGACGACGCCTACTTCCGCAGCCGCGTCGACGACATCGACCAGGTGATCGGGCGCATCCATGCGGCCCTGCACCGGCGCGATCACGATACCTCCGGGGTGGCCGGCGAGATTTTGGTCACCGACAACGTCGCCCCGGCCGAACTGGCGCAACTGCAGGCCCAGGGGGTGATGGCGATCGTCACCGCCGCCGGCAGCACCTTGTCGCACAGCGCCATCCTCGCCCGCAGCCTGCACCTGCCGCTGGTGGTCGGCACCGCCCAGGCGCTGCTGAAGATCAACGACGGCGACGCCCTGGTCGTCGACGGCGCCACCGGCACGGTGATCCTCGAACCCAATGCCGAGGACCTGCGCAGCCACCGCACCCGCACCCGCGAACTCGCCCGCGAACGCAAGCAACTGCACCGCCTGCGCCGCGAGCCGACCCGCACCCTCGACGGCGTCGACATCAAGCTCTACGCCAACGCCGAGTCGCGCGAGGACGTGGCCGAGGCGCATTCGCTCGGCGCCGCCGGCGTCGGCCTGTACCGCACCGAATTCCTGTTCCTGCAGCGCAACGAACTGCCCGACGAAGACGAACAGTTCCGCGTCTATCGCGACGTCGTCCTCGGCATGACCGGCCGCATGGTCACCATCCGCACTCTCGACCTCGGCGCCGACAAGGCCGACAAGACCGGCCTGGCCCTGCGCGACGAGCCCAATCCGGCGCTCGGCGTGCGCGGCGTGCGCCTGTCGCTGGCCCGCGACGGCCTGCTCGAAACCCAGTTGCGCGCGATCCTGCGCGCCTCCGGCTACGGCCCGGTGCGGATCCTGGTGCCGATGGTCAGCTCGGCCGAAGAGATGCGCCGTGTGCGCGAGCTGTTGAACCGCGTCGCCGCCGACCTGCGCCGGCAGGGCCAGGAGATCGCCGACGACGTGCCGCTCGGCGCCATGATCGAAGTGCCGGCCGCAGCCATCGCGCTGCCCGGCTACATCAACACCATCGACTTCCTTTCGATCGGCACCAACGACCTGGTCCAGTATCTGCTCGCGGTCGATCGCAACAACGAAGCGCTGAGCGAGCTCTACACACCGCTGCATCCGGCTGTGCTGCGGGTGATCCGCGACGTGATCCGCCTGGCTCAGGCGCGCGGCAAGCCGGTGGCGGTGTGCGGCGAAATGGCCGGCGACGCCAACTTCGCGCCCCTGCTGCTGGCCCTGGGGCTGGAGGAATTCAGCCTGCATCCGGCGACCTTGCTGGAATTGCGCCGCGCGATCCGCTCGCTCGACCTGAGCGTGCTGCGCAAACGCGCACCGGCGCTGCTGCGGGCGCGCGACCGCGCCGGCATCGAGGCCTGGCTGCGCGGCTGA
- the mgtE gene encoding magnesium transporter → MAEAVRHDKTARQLRLLSDALDSGRLGPVRRLVNTLSPAEIGNLLESLPPGKRVVVWGLVDPEDDGEVLVHVGEEVRESLLADMDTDEIVAAVEDLDIDDLADLVEDLPDTVIDEVLKSMDRENRERLEQVLSYPEDTAGRLMNPDVVTVRADTTIDVVLRYLRLRGELPEHTDHLYVVSRRHQYLGRIALAALLTHEPGTAINKLIDDEQPAIDVGETAAEVARQFSDHDWISAPVVDDNNILLGRITIDDVVDIIREQAEHQALSAAGLDEDEDLFSPVRRAFRRRLIWLSINLCTAFLAASVVGQFEDSIAKLVALAALMPIVAGMGGNAGTQVLALMIRGLALGQIGASNVGVLLRKELMVALINGLVLGVGLGLIVLVWFRQPGLSLVIGAALTINLLTAAAGGVLVPITLKRLGFDPALAGGVMLTTLTDVMGFLSFLGLATLILIR, encoded by the coding sequence ATGGCCGAAGCCGTCCGCCACGACAAAACCGCACGTCAGCTGCGCCTGCTCTCCGACGCGCTCGACAGCGGTCGTCTGGGGCCGGTGCGGCGCCTGGTCAACACCCTCTCCCCGGCCGAGATCGGCAACCTGCTCGAATCGCTGCCCCCGGGCAAGCGCGTGGTGGTGTGGGGATTGGTCGACCCGGAAGACGACGGCGAGGTGCTGGTCCACGTCGGCGAGGAAGTGCGCGAAAGCCTGCTCGCGGACATGGACACCGACGAGATCGTCGCCGCGGTCGAAGACCTCGACATCGACGACTTGGCCGACCTGGTCGAAGACCTGCCCGACACGGTCATCGACGAAGTGCTCAAGTCGATGGACCGCGAGAACCGCGAGCGGCTCGAACAGGTCCTGTCGTATCCGGAAGACACCGCCGGCCGCCTGATGAACCCGGACGTGGTGACGGTGCGCGCCGACACCACCATCGACGTGGTGCTGCGCTACCTGCGCCTGCGCGGCGAACTGCCCGAACACACCGACCATCTCTACGTGGTCAGCCGGCGTCATCAATACCTCGGCCGCATCGCCCTGGCCGCGCTGCTCACCCACGAGCCCGGCACCGCGATCAACAAGCTGATCGACGACGAACAGCCGGCGATCGACGTCGGCGAAACCGCCGCCGAAGTCGCGCGTCAGTTCTCCGACCACGACTGGATCAGCGCCCCGGTCGTCGACGACAACAACATCCTGCTCGGCCGCATCACCATCGACGACGTCGTCGACATCATTCGCGAGCAGGCCGAACACCAGGCCTTGAGCGCGGCCGGCCTGGACGAGGACGAAGACTTGTTCAGCCCGGTCCGGCGCGCGTTCCGGCGCCGCCTGATCTGGCTGTCGATCAATCTGTGCACGGCCTTCCTGGCCGCCAGCGTGGTCGGCCAGTTCGAGGACAGCATCGCCAAGCTGGTCGCCCTGGCCGCGCTGATGCCGATCGTCGCCGGCATGGGCGGCAACGCCGGCACCCAGGTGCTCGCGCTGATGATCCGCGGCCTCGCCCTGGGCCAGATCGGCGCCTCCAACGTCGGCGTGCTGCTGCGCAAAGAATTGATGGTCGCGTTGATCAACGGCCTGGTGCTCGGCGTCGGCCTGGGCCTGATCGTGCTGGTCTGGTTCCGCCAGCCCGGCTTGTCGCTGGTGATCGGCGCCGCGTTGACCATCAACCTGCTGACCGCCGCCGCGGGCGGCGTGCTGGTGCCGATCACACTCAAGCGGCTCGGCTTCGACCCGGCCCTCGCCGGCGGCGTGATGCTGACCACCCTCACCGACGTGATGGGCTTCCTGAGCTTCCTCGGCCTGGCGACGCTGATCCTGATCCGCTGA